Within the Thermus albus genome, the region TCCACTGGGGCTACGGCTTTCCCATCGGCGGGGTGGCGGCCTTTGACCCGGAGGAGGGCGGGGTGGTGAGCCCTGGAGGGGTGGGTTTTGACATTAACTGTGGGGTACGCCTCCTGGCCTCCTCTCTCACTTTGGAAGACCTCCTCCCCCGGCAACGGGAGCTGGCCGATACCCTCTACCGCCTCATCCCCTCGGGGGTGGGGAGCGAGCGCAAGGACGTGCGCTTCAGCAAGAAAGAGCTCAAGGAAATCCTCAAGGAGGGGGCGGGCTGGCTCATCCGCCGGGGCTTCGGCTACCCGGAGGACCTCCGCTTCATTGAGTCAGAGGGCCGCCTTCCCTGGGCCAACCCCGACAAGGTTTCGGATAGGGCCTTTGAGCGGGGAGCCCCCCAGATCGGCACCCTAGGGAGTGGGAACCACTTCCTGGAGGTGCAGTATGTGGATCAAATCTATGATGAGGAGGCCGCAGATGCTTTCGGTCTTTTCCCTAACCAGATCACCGTCCTCATCCACACGGGAAGCCGGGGCTTGGGCCACCAGGTCTGCCAGGATTATGTGGAAAGATTCCTTAAAGTTGCCTCCCGCTACGGCATAGAACTGGTGGACAAGCAGCTGGCCGCAGCCCCCATCAAGAGCCCAGAGGGCCAGGACTACCTCCAGGCCATGGCCGCCGCCGCCAACTTTGCCTTCGCCAATCGCCAGCTCATCACCCACTTCGTGCGGGAAGCCTTTGAGGTGGTGGGTTTTCCCCCAAGGGAGCATGGCCTAAGGGTCCTCTATGATCTGGCCCACAACAACGCCAAGTTTGAGGAGCACAGGGGAAAAAGGGTCCTGGTGCACCGCAAAGGGGCTACCCGGGCCTTCGGACCAGGGCACCCGGAAATCCCCTTGGAGTACCGGCGCGTGGGCCAGCCCGTGTTGGTGCCGGGAGATATGGGCCGCTATTCTTACGTGCTTTCGGGGACGGCAAAGGCCATGGCGGTGTCCTTCGGCTCCAGCTGCCACGGGGCCGGGCGCAAGATGAGCCGCCACCAGGCCAAGAGGGTGGCCAGGGAGCGCAACCTGGTGAAGGAGCTTGCAGAAAGAGGCATATTGGTGCGGGCGGCCACCAAGGCCACCGTGGACGAGGAGATGCCCGAGGCCTACAAGGATGTTTCCGTGGTGGTGGAGGCGGTCCAGGGGGCAGGGATCGGCAAGAAGGTGGCCCGCTTAAGGCCCCTCATTGTGGTGAAAGGATAAACGCTTTGTGACGACTCCCCGTTCTGAAGAACGGGGCTTCTCGGTTCTAGGTTGGAGCACCTATCCCCGAAGGCTCCGTCCGAGCCCAGAAAAACCTTGACTCCGTATCGGCAGGCGAGCGCAATGCTCAAGCACTGCCACGGGTGTTCGTTTGGAGTTTTACCCATCGGACTACCCGATGGAACCCCCTACTCCAAGTTTCAAGGTCCACGGGGAACGCTGTCCCCAAGGAGATTGTACCACACATCTGCCCCCCACCATGCCATGTGCTCCTGCGGGGCACGTGGGGGGTCCATGTATCCCCGGTCTTAGACCGGGGGATTATAGCCCCCCACACCCCCCTTTTCTCTAAGCGCTTTCTCACCGCCATCTGCTCCCATGGAGGGATGAGGCTTAGCGGCATTCCCTGGAGGAAGGGACTGGCCCTTCTCCTATTCTTCTCCTGTTCCCTGGCCCAGACCCTGCTTTCCGCCGCCACCTTTGGCCTTTCCTTCCGGGAGGAGAACGGGGCCTGGGTCTACGAGGGGGGAGGGGTGCGGCTCGTGTATGTGCCGGGGGTGGGCTGGGCCGAACCCTGGGAGGCCAGCCTCCCCCCACCCGAGGGGGAAAGGGTGCCCCTCGAGGCCCTGAAGTCCTTGGGATACTTCCGCACGCCGGAAGCGGGGGTGCGGTTTGCTCTTCAAGGGCGAGGATTCCGCCTGGTCCTGGACTTAACCCAACCCCACCCTGGCCCACCCCAAGCTTCCCAAGAACGCGAACGCCTCACCCTCCTTCTCCCCTACCTTGCCTTGGGGGCGCTCCGCATCCCCTGGCCCAAAGGGGTGGAGGCAAACGTTCGGCTTCTGCCCACGGGCACAGAGCTTGGCTTCTTGGCCAAGGGCAAGCTCCTGGCTTACCGGCTTTTCCCCTTGGAAAACCCCCCTCGGCTCGTCCTGGACCTGTACCTCCTGGAGCCGGAGGTGGCCGAACCCCTGGCCCCCGGAATCCGCTACCGGGAGGTCTGGGCCTTTGCCCCCGAACCCTTAAGGCTCTACCTGGTGGAGGCGGAACGTGGAAGGCTCATCCCCGTGGGTCGGCCTGGGGCAAGGGCCCTGCCCAAGGACTTGGCCAAGGACGCCTTAGCGGTCCTCAACGGGGGCTACTTTGACCCCAAAAGCGGCACCCCTATAGGCCTTTGGGTGCAGGATGGGGTGACGGTCTCCTACCCTTATGGCCGGGTGGCCCTCCTGTGGGATAGCTTCAGTTTCTTTATAGGATTTCCCAAGTTTGAGGCGGTGGTAAGAGGCCCCAATGGGGAGCAGGTGCGGGTGGGGATTAACACCTCTCGCGCCCGCTACACCGCCTACACCGTCCCCGGCCCCGTGGGGCGGGAAGGGGAAGGGGTGGCCTTGGTGATGGGGGACCGGGTGCAAGCCATCCTCCAGGCCCCCCAGGAGCTTCCCCCTGGGGCCTGGGCCTTGGCCTTCCCCAAGGGGGCTCCCCCCTTCCCCCTTAGGCCAGGGGACTCCTTAAGCCTCTTTGGCCGCCTAGATCCACCCTTCCGCTACGCCCTCGAGGGTGGCCCCCTCCTGGTCAGGGAAGGCCAGTACGCCCTTGACCCGAGCCAGGAAAACTTCCGCGATCCCAGGCCGCTTCAGGCGGTGGCCCCTCAGGCGGCGGTGGCCTGGGCCCGGGAGGGAAGGCTTTGGCTCTTGGTTTCCGAGCCCACCACCCCTGGGGTCCTGGCCCGCGCCCTCCTCTCCCTGGGGGCGTGGAACGCCCTCCGGATGGACGGAGGGGGCTCAGCCCAGCTTTGGGTCAAAGGTAGGCTGAGAAGTCCCTACCAAGGCTCTCCCAGGCCGGTGGTGAGCGCCTTGGCCCTTTATGCTCCCTAAAGGGAACCTTCTCCCCCAGGAGGGCTTAGTCCAGGATCGGGCCTGCAAAAAGGCCTTACCTGGGCCCCACCCTGGCCCTGCCAGGGTGGGATGGTATCAGCTCACCCGCTCCACCCGGATGAGGTTGGTGGTCCCCCGCACGCCAAAGGGCACCCCAGCGGCGATCACCACCCTTTCCCCCACCTGGGCTAGGCCACAGGCCTTCACCTTCTCGAGGGCGATCCGCACCATGTCATCGGTGTCCTTGGGATCAGGGGCCTGGTGGGGTATGACACCCCAGACCAAGGCTAACTGCCGCTCCACCTCGGGGCTGGGAGTGAGGGCCAGGATGGGCACCTTGGGCCGGGTACGGGCGATGCGCCGCGCCGAACTCCCCGTGGCAGTAAACACCACGATGGCCTTGGCCTCCACCGCCTCCACGATGTCGTCCGCCGCTTGGGCGATGGCGTCCTGGGTGGTGGGGGTGGGTGCGGGGCGAAGGACGTTGAGCTTCTGCAAGAACTCAGGAGAGGATTCCACCACCTGAGCGATCCGGGTCATGGTGGCTACCGCCTCCACCGGGTAGGCCCCGGCGGCGGTTTCCGCGGAAAGCATCACCGCATCCGTCCCGTCAAAGATGGCGTTGGCCACATCGGAAGCCTCCGCCCGGGTGGGGCTTGGGTTATGCACCATGGACTCCAGCATCTGGGTGGCGGTGACCACCGGCTTACCGGCGGCAATGGCCCTGAGGATGAGGCGCTTTTGTACGATGGGTACCTCCTCCAAGGGCATCTCCACCCCCAGGTCCCCCCGGGCCACCATGACGCCGTCAGCCTCCTCGAGGATCTCCTCAAACCGATGAACGGCAGAGGGCTTCTCTATCTTAGCCATGAGCCGAGCCCCGGAGCCATAACGGGCCAGGTAGTGCCGGGCCAAAAGGAGGTCATCCCGGGTGCGCACGAAGGACACCGCCACCCAGTCCACCCCTAGCTCCGCTCCCAGGGCCAGGTCCTGGATATCCTTTTCCGAAAGGGCAGGGATGGAAAGGTCCGATCCCGGAACATTGATGCCCTTGCTGTCAGAGAGAACACCTCCCACCTCCACCACGGTGTGGATCTCATCCCCTTGGACCTCCTCCACCCTTAGACGGATGCGGCCATCGTCCAGAAGGAGCAGCTGCCCTGGTACCACGTCCTCGGGGAGCCCCTTGTAGGTGAGGGATACCCGGGTTTCATCCCCCTCCACGGGGGCCCGGGTAAGGGTAAAGGCCTGGCCTGGGCTGAGTTCCACCCGGCCCTCTTTGAAGCGGCCGATACGGATCTTCGGCCCTTGGAGGTCTTGAAGGATAGCCAGAGTCCTACCTACCTCCTTCTCCACCTCCCGTACCCAGGCCACCCGTTGGCGATGCTCCTCGTGGGTTCCGTGGCTGAAGTTCAGGCGAAAAACGTCCGCTCCCGCCTCCGCCAAGGCCCGGATGGCCTCCTTGGAGTCCGAGGCGGGCCCCAGGGTGGCCACGATCTTGGTGCGCTTAAAAGGCTTCATATCCGAGAAAGCGCGCCGCACGCCCTAGCTCCTCCTCAATGCGCAGGAGCTGGTTGTACTTGGCAAGGCGATCCGACCGGGAGAGGGAACCCGTCTTGATCTGGCCGGCGTTCACCGCCACCGCAAGGTCGGCGATGAAGCTGTCCTCCGTTTCCCCGGAGCGGTGGCTGATCACCGCCCGGTAGCCGGAGCGCTGGGCCAGGCGGATGGCCTCGAGGGTCTCGGAAAGGGTGCCGATCTGGTTCACCTTCACCAAGATGGCGTTGGCCACCCCCCTCTCAATCCCCTGGCGGAGCCTTTGGGGATGGGTAACGAAAAGATCGTCCCCCACCAGTTGGATACGGCTACCCAGGCGCTCGGTAAGAAGCCGCCAGCCTTCCCAGTCGTCCTCCGCCAGGCCGTCCTCTATGGAGCGGATCGGGTACTTCTCCACCCAGGAGGCCCAGAACTCCACCATCTCCTCCGAGGAAAGAACCCGGCCTTCCCCCTCCAGGTGGTACCTGCCTTCCCGGTAAAGCTCGCTGGCCGCCGGATCCAGGGCCAAGGACACCTCCTGGCCCGGGGTATAGCCTGCCCGCTCAATGGCCAAGAGAAGGAGCTCCACGGCCTCCTCGTTGCTCTTGAGGTCCGGGGCAAAACCTCCCTCATCCCCCACGTTGGTGCTGTACCCCTTCTCCTTCAGCACCCCCTTTAGGGTGTGAAAGACCTCAGCCCCCACCCGCAGGGCCTCGGAAAAACTCTCCACCCCCGCGGGCACCAACATGAACTCCTGGAAATCCACCCGGTTATCGGCATGCTTTCCCCCGTTGATCACGTTCATGAGGGGAACGGGCAGGACCGCCCCTTGCACGCCCCCCAGGTAGCGGAATAGAGGCAAGCCCAAGGCCTCCGCCGCCGCCCGGGCCGTGGCCAGGGAAACCGCCAGGATGGCGTTGGCCCCCAGGTTGGCCTTGTTGGGGGTGCCGTCCAGCTCTAGCATGGCCCGGTCCACCCCCTCCTGGTCCAGGGCGTCCAGGCCTATGAGCTCAGGCGCTACCCGCTCCTGGATGCTCTCCACCGCCCGGCGCACCCCCTTTCCCAGGTAGCGCCTGCCCCCATCCCGTAGCTCCAGGGCCTCGTGGGTACCCGTGGAGGCCCCGGAGGGAACCATAGCCCTTCCCTTGGCCCCCCCCTCCAGCTCCACCTCGGCTTCCACCGTGGGAAAGCCCCTGGAGTCCAAAACCTCCCTGGCCTTCACGCTGACGATTGTGGTCATGGATTCCTCCCGTAGGGCTTATGGAAGCCCTTCCCGTCATCCCGGCTAAAGTTTACACCCTGAGGGGCACCACCACCGCCTGGTACCCTTCCCCGGGAGAACTGGCAGAAGCCTCTAGGGGATGGAGGAGGCTTGGGCTGGTGGGACCAGAAAGGAACAGGCTAGCCTCACCCGATAGGGGGGAAAGGGCCTCCAGGAGGTAACGGGCATTGTAGGCCACCGCCAGGGGTGTGCCCTCGAGGCGCACCGGGATCTCCTCCCGGCCTTTCCCATAATCCCCTTCCGCGGAAAGCAAGGCCCTGCCCTCCTCAAACATGAGGTCTACCCGATGGTTCTGCCGGTCAGCAAGAACGCTAACCCGGCGCAAGGCCTCGCGGAAAGCTTCCACCTCAAAGGTGGCCTTCAAGGGAAACTCCTTGGGGATCACCCGCTCATAATCGGGAAACTCCCCTTCCATAAGCCGAACCGCCATCCGCACCTGCCCCTGGGGGGGATCCGCCAGGCCTCCCGTGGCCAAGCCCAGAATACCTGGGCCTAGGGCCAGGGCCACCTCGCCTTCCCCCATGGCCTTGAGAACCCGTACCATCTCATCCACACTGCGGGCGGGCACCACCGCCTTCTTGGTGAAGGGCTGGGGCTTGGCAAGCCCGTAAAGGGCCAACCGGTACCCATCGGAGGCCACGGAGCGCAACCCCTTCTCGGAGAACTCCAGCTGGACGCCCCGGAAAATGGCGCGGTATTCCTCGTTGCTGGCGGCGTAGCGCACATGGGAAAGGGCCCGGTGAAGCTCCTCCACGGAGAGCAAGGTCTGCAAGGGGTAAGGCTCCGAGGGTCCCTCATGGCTAGGGAAGAACAACTCCGGGTAACCCTCATCGGGCGCCAGACTCAGCCGGGTGCTGAAGGAGCCCGAGGAAAGGAAAAGCTCCGCGCCAAAGGCCAGCTCCACTTGGTCCCCGGGAAGGCTGCGCACCAGTTGGAAAAAGGGCTGGGCCGGAACCAGAAACCGGCCCTCCCCCTCGATGGAAAGGTGGAGGCGTACCTCCAGATCCACTTCCCCGTTGGTTCCAAACAGGGTCAGGACCCCCGGGGAAAGGGCAAGGCCCAAGTAGGTGAAAAGGGGGTTGGAGCTTCGCGTGGGTATGACCCTTTCCAACAAGGAGACGTGTTCGGTAAGCAAGTTTTTAGGAATGGTTACTTTCATTGTGGCTTCCTCCTCTCTACTGCTTTTACTATCTTCTTTAAAGCTTTATAAGGATAGTAGTCGTAGTAGTAGGGGCTGTGGATATGTGGATAAAGGGGGATAAATCCCGTCAGGGAGAGCAAACCGCATGTGGAAAACTCCTGTGGATAACTTACCTTAGCCTGTGGATAAGCTGTGGATAACTGGCCAGTTATCCACAGGCTAAAGAAGGGGCCAGGTTTTCCACAAGTTGTCCACAAGGTTATCCACAGAAAAACTCGGGTTATCCACAGGGTTATCCACAGGTTATCCACAGGGGTCATGATAGGGCCTCTTTCAGGCTGTGAAGCAGCCTCTGCACCTCTCGGTCGCTTTCCGAAAGTTCCTGAACCTTTTGGATGGCGTAAAGAACGGTGGTGTGATCCCGTCCCCCGAAAAGCTGGCCGATTTCCGGTAGGGAGGAGCGGGTGAGCTCGCGAACCAAGAACATGGCGATCTGGCGGGGCAGGACCACCTCCTTACGCCTCCCCCCGCCCAGTAGCTCCTCGGGTCGGAGGGAGAAGTATTCGGCCACCTTGCGCACGATCTCTTGGGGGTCAACCTCCACCTCCCTGGAGGCGAAGATGTCGGAAAGGGCCTTGGTGGCTACAGCCCGGGTCAGCTCCACCCCGTTTAGGGAAGCATAGGCGATGGTGCGCATCAGGGCCCCCTCCAGCTCGCGGATGTTGGAGGTCACTTGGCGGGCGATGTACTCCAGCACCTCCTCGCTGATGCGTAGGCCCCGTTGTTCGGCGTTCATCTTCAGGATGGCGATGCGGGTTTCCAGGTCGGGGGGCTGGATGTCGGTGATGAGGCCCCATTCAAACCGGCTTCTTAGGCGGGCCTCGAGGGTCAGGATGTCCTTGGGGGGCCGGTCGGAGGAGAGGATGATCTGCTTGTGGGCCTCGTAAAGGGCGTTAAAGGTGTGAAAGAACTCCTCCTGGGTGCGCTCCTTGCCGGCTATGAACTGGATGTCGTCCACCAAAAGGAGGTCCACGGAGCGGTAGCGCTCGCGGAACTCCGTCATGCGGTCCTCACGGATGGCGTTGATGAGCTCGTTGGTGAAGGTTTCCGTGGACACGTACTCAATCTTCAGGTGGGGGAACCGTTTGGCCACGGAGTGGCCCACCGCGTGCATGAGGTGGGTTTTACCCAGGCCCACGCCCCCGTAGATGAAGAGGGGGTTGTAGGCCCTTCCCGGAGACTCGGCCACCGCTACCGCCGCTGCATGGGCCATGGAGTTGTTGGGACCCACCACGAAGTTCTCGAAGGTGTATTTGGGATTGAGGTTGGGTTTGGCGGTTTCAGGGGTGGGGGGGCTGTGGAAGATATCCTCCTGGACGGCCACGCTGGGCACCACCTTGAGCTCAAACCGAGGGGCTTGGGCACCCAGGAGGCTGAGGGCTTCCTGGATCAGCTCGGCGTAGTGCCGTTTGATCCAGTCCAGGGCGAAGGAGGTGGGCACCGCCAGTTGTAGCACCCCATCCTGGATACCCAGGGGGCGGATGCGCTCAAACCAGGTGTGGAACTCCACCTCGGTGATGTTGCGACGGATGTGCTCCAGGATGTGTTGCCAGATGGCCTCGTGGGTCAAGGCTACCCCCCCGCGTTTCCGGAGGAACATTCTACGCCAAGGCCTTGGGTAAAGTGGAGGGTGGGATGGGGTACGACGTGGTGGTGGTGGGAGGTGGGCATGCCGGCATTGAGGCTGCGTGGGCGGCGGCAGCCTTGGGGGTGCGGGTGGCCCTGGTCACCATCAACCCCGAGCGAATAGGCATGATGCCCTGCAATCCGGCGGTGGGCGGGCCTGGGAAGAGCCAGCTGGTGGCGGAGCTCACCGCCCTCGGGGGCCTTATGGGCCGGGCGGCGGACGCAACCGCCATCCACACCCGGGTGCTGAACCGGTCCAAGGGGCCGGCGGTGCAAAGCTTGAGGGTCCAGGTAGACAGGGATCTCTACGCCCTCAAGGCCCAGGAAATCCTGGCGGAGAGGCCATTAGAGGTGATCCGGGGGGAAGTGGCGGGCCTTTGGGTGGAGGCGGGGAGGCTTCTTGGGGTGCGCACCGTGGACGGGCGGGGGATCGCCGCCAAGGCGGTGGTGGTGGCGGGGGGTACCTTCTTGGGCGGGGTGGTTTGGTATGGGCGGCGGTCCCGGCCGGCGGGGCGGCAGGGGGAGCCTCCCGCGCGGTTCCTCTCCCATAGCCTGAGGGCGGTGGGCCACACCCTGCGGCGCTTTAAAACCGGTACCCCACCCAGGATCCGGGCGGACTCCGTGGAGTTTGGCGAGCTGGAGGTGGTGCCCCCTGAGGTGCCCCCGGGAAGCTTCACCGGAAACCCGGGTCCCTATGCCACCCGGCTCCCCACCTGGCAGACCCGGACCACGCCCCGGACTCACCACCTGATCCTGGAGAACCTGCACCTCTCCCCTCTTTATGCGGGGGACATTGTGGGCATCGGACCTCGCTACTGCCCCTCCATTGAGGACAAGGTGGTGCGTTTTTCCGACAAGGAAAGCCACCTCCTCTTCGTGGAGCCCGACGGGCTTGCCACCAGCGAGGTGTACCTGCAGGGGTTTTCCTCCAGCCTGCCGCCTGAGCTTCAGGAGGAGATGGTGAGGAGCTTGCCGGGGTTTGGGCGGGCGGTGATCCAGCGGTACGCCTATGCGGTGGAGTACGACAGCCTGGATCCCATGGAGCTCACCCGGGGCCTGCAGTCCCGATTGCTGCCCGGGCTTTTCAGCGCCGGCCAAGTGAACGGTACCTCGGGGTACGAGGAGGCGGCGGCCCAGGGGCTTCTGGCCGGCCTAAATGCGGCCCGGTTTGCCCTGGGTCTTCCTGAAGTCCACTTGCCCCGGGAAAGCGGCTATATGGGGGTGATGGTGGATGACCTGGTGGGCCGGGGAACGGATGAGCCCTATCGGATGATGACCTCCCGGGTGGAGCTCCGCCTTCTTTGTCGGGCGGACAATGCGGACGAGCGCCTGGTGCCCCTGGCGGTGGAGTGGGGCCTGAGGCCCAGGGAGGATCTGGCAAGGGTACAGGAGAAGTACCGGCGGATAGAGGCGGAGCTAAGGCGCTTGGAGGCGTTAAGGGTGGAGGGGGTAAGTGGCCTTCAGTGGTTGCGGCGGCCGGAGAACACCTATAGAGCTTTGGCAGAGCGGTTTCCTCCTCCCCTCCCCCTTAGCCCGGAGGAAGCCCAGCAGGTGGAGATCAGGGCCAAGTACGCGGGGTACATAGAGCGGCAGGAGCGGCTACGGGAGAAGCTGAGGGACCTGGAGGCCTTCCGCATACCCGAGGGATTGGAGTTTCCCCGGGTTCCGGGTCTTTCTCGGGAGGCCGTGGAGAAGCTTTCCCGGGTGAGGCCGCGCACCGTGGCGGAGGCGGCCCGGGTTCCCGGGATACGGGACTCTGACCTCACGGCCCTCTTGGTGCACCTCAGGGTGCTGGCCCACTAGAGGGGGGATGTTTCCCGTGAAACATGGGAGGTGGGAATGGGCTTGAGCCCTAAGGGCGTCCAGCTTCTTCTGGAGGGAGGGCGGGCCTTAGGTTTGGACCTCGAGGCCCACCTTTCCCCTTTCTCCCGCCTTTACGACCTCCTTATGGAGGCCAACCGGCGCACCAACCTCACCGCCTTGCGCACGGAGGAGGAGGTGGTGGTCA harbors:
- a CDS encoding phosphodiester glycosidase family protein, whose translation is MRLSGIPWRKGLALLLFFSCSLAQTLLSAATFGLSFREENGAWVYEGGGVRLVYVPGVGWAEPWEASLPPPEGERVPLEALKSLGYFRTPEAGVRFALQGRGFRLVLDLTQPHPGPPQASQERERLTLLLPYLALGALRIPWPKGVEANVRLLPTGTELGFLAKGKLLAYRLFPLENPPRLVLDLYLLEPEVAEPLAPGIRYREVWAFAPEPLRLYLVEAERGRLIPVGRPGARALPKDLAKDALAVLNGGYFDPKSGTPIGLWVQDGVTVSYPYGRVALLWDSFSFFIGFPKFEAVVRGPNGEQVRVGINTSRARYTAYTVPGPVGREGEGVALVMGDRVQAILQAPQELPPGAWALAFPKGAPPFPLRPGDSLSLFGRLDPPFRYALEGGPLLVREGQYALDPSQENFRDPRPLQAVAPQAAVAWAREGRLWLLVSEPTTPGVLARALLSLGAWNALRMDGGGSAQLWVKGRLRSPYQGSPRPVVSALALYAP
- the eno gene encoding phosphopyruvate hydratase — protein: MTTIVSVKAREVLDSRGFPTVEAEVELEGGAKGRAMVPSGASTGTHEALELRDGGRRYLGKGVRRAVESIQERVAPELIGLDALDQEGVDRAMLELDGTPNKANLGANAILAVSLATARAAAEALGLPLFRYLGGVQGAVLPVPLMNVINGGKHADNRVDFQEFMLVPAGVESFSEALRVGAEVFHTLKGVLKEKGYSTNVGDEGGFAPDLKSNEEAVELLLLAIERAGYTPGQEVSLALDPAASELYREGRYHLEGEGRVLSSEEMVEFWASWVEKYPIRSIEDGLAEDDWEGWRLLTERLGSRIQLVGDDLFVTHPQRLRQGIERGVANAILVKVNQIGTLSETLEAIRLAQRSGYRAVISHRSGETEDSFIADLAVAVNAGQIKTGSLSRSDRLAKYNQLLRIEEELGRAARFLGYEAF
- the pyk gene encoding pyruvate kinase, producing MKPFKRTKIVATLGPASDSKEAIRALAEAGADVFRLNFSHGTHEEHRQRVAWVREVEKEVGRTLAILQDLQGPKIRIGRFKEGRVELSPGQAFTLTRAPVEGDETRVSLTYKGLPEDVVPGQLLLLDDGRIRLRVEEVQGDEIHTVVEVGGVLSDSKGINVPGSDLSIPALSEKDIQDLALGAELGVDWVAVSFVRTRDDLLLARHYLARYGSGARLMAKIEKPSAVHRFEEILEEADGVMVARGDLGVEMPLEEVPIVQKRLILRAIAAGKPVVTATQMLESMVHNPSPTRAEASDVANAIFDGTDAVMLSAETAAGAYPVEAVATMTRIAQVVESSPEFLQKLNVLRPAPTPTTQDAIAQAADDIVEAVEAKAIVVFTATGSSARRIARTRPKVPILALTPSPEVERQLALVWGVIPHQAPDPKDTDDMVRIALEKVKACGLAQVGERVVIAAGVPFGVRGTTNLIRVERVS
- the dnaA gene encoding chromosomal replication initiator protein DnaA → MTHEAIWQHILEHIRRNITEVEFHTWFERIRPLGIQDGVLQLAVPTSFALDWIKRHYAELIQEALSLLGAQAPRFELKVVPSVAVQEDIFHSPPTPETAKPNLNPKYTFENFVVGPNNSMAHAAAVAVAESPGRAYNPLFIYGGVGLGKTHLMHAVGHSVAKRFPHLKIEYVSTETFTNELINAIREDRMTEFRERYRSVDLLLVDDIQFIAGKERTQEEFFHTFNALYEAHKQIILSSDRPPKDILTLEARLRSRFEWGLITDIQPPDLETRIAILKMNAEQRGLRISEEVLEYIARQVTSNIRELEGALMRTIAYASLNGVELTRAVATKALSDIFASREVEVDPQEIVRKVAEYFSLRPEELLGGGRRKEVVLPRQIAMFLVRELTRSSLPEIGQLFGGRDHTTVLYAIQKVQELSESDREVQRLLHSLKEALS
- the rtcB gene encoding RNA ligase RtcB, with the protein product MRFEKIAPYTYRIPRQGKMRVDAVFFASEEILKDLEGENYASLQQLMNVATLPGIVEPALAMPDIHWGYGFPIGGVAAFDPEEGGVVSPGGVGFDINCGVRLLASSLTLEDLLPRQRELADTLYRLIPSGVGSERKDVRFSKKELKEILKEGAGWLIRRGFGYPEDLRFIESEGRLPWANPDKVSDRAFERGAPQIGTLGSGNHFLEVQYVDQIYDEEAADAFGLFPNQITVLIHTGSRGLGHQVCQDYVERFLKVASRYGIELVDKQLAAAPIKSPEGQDYLQAMAAAANFAFANRQLITHFVREAFEVVGFPPREHGLRVLYDLAHNNAKFEEHRGKRVLVHRKGATRAFGPGHPEIPLEYRRVGQPVLVPGDMGRYSYVLSGTAKAMAVSFGSSCHGAGRKMSRHQAKRVARERNLVKELAERGILVRAATKATVDEEMPEAYKDVSVVVEAVQGAGIGKKVARLRPLIVVKG
- the dnaN gene encoding DNA polymerase III subunit beta; this translates as MKVTIPKNLLTEHVSLLERVIPTRSSNPLFTYLGLALSPGVLTLFGTNGEVDLEVRLHLSIEGEGRFLVPAQPFFQLVRSLPGDQVELAFGAELFLSSGSFSTRLSLAPDEGYPELFFPSHEGPSEPYPLQTLLSVEELHRALSHVRYAASNEEYRAIFRGVQLEFSEKGLRSVASDGYRLALYGLAKPQPFTKKAVVPARSVDEMVRVLKAMGEGEVALALGPGILGLATGGLADPPQGQVRMAVRLMEGEFPDYERVIPKEFPLKATFEVEAFREALRRVSVLADRQNHRVDLMFEEGRALLSAEGDYGKGREEIPVRLEGTPLAVAYNARYLLEALSPLSGEASLFLSGPTSPSLLHPLEASASSPGEGYQAVVVPLRV
- the mnmG gene encoding tRNA uridine-5-carboxymethylaminomethyl(34) synthesis enzyme MnmG, with translation MGKVEGGMGYDVVVVGGGHAGIEAAWAAAALGVRVALVTINPERIGMMPCNPAVGGPGKSQLVAELTALGGLMGRAADATAIHTRVLNRSKGPAVQSLRVQVDRDLYALKAQEILAERPLEVIRGEVAGLWVEAGRLLGVRTVDGRGIAAKAVVVAGGTFLGGVVWYGRRSRPAGRQGEPPARFLSHSLRAVGHTLRRFKTGTPPRIRADSVEFGELEVVPPEVPPGSFTGNPGPYATRLPTWQTRTTPRTHHLILENLHLSPLYAGDIVGIGPRYCPSIEDKVVRFSDKESHLLFVEPDGLATSEVYLQGFSSSLPPELQEEMVRSLPGFGRAVIQRYAYAVEYDSLDPMELTRGLQSRLLPGLFSAGQVNGTSGYEEAAAQGLLAGLNAARFALGLPEVHLPRESGYMGVMVDDLVGRGTDEPYRMMTSRVELRLLCRADNADERLVPLAVEWGLRPREDLARVQEKYRRIEAELRRLEALRVEGVSGLQWLRRPENTYRALAERFPPPLPLSPEEAQQVEIRAKYAGYIERQERLREKLRDLEAFRIPEGLEFPRVPGLSREAVEKLSRVRPRTVAEAARVPGIRDSDLTALLVHLRVLAH